TCGCCGATGACGGTCACCCGGGCGCCGGCATCAGTGAACACCTCCGGCGAGATTCCCGCGGCGGCTCCGTGCGCGCAGTCGAGGACGACGTGGATGCCGTCCAGGCGGTGCGGCAGACTCGCCAGGAGGTGCAAGACATAGCGGTCTTCGGCATCCGCGAAACACTGGATGCGCCCGACCTCGGCGCCGGTCGGCGTGAGCTTCTCCAGGTGAAGGTGCTCCTCGATCCTGTCCTCCACGACATCGGGGAGCTTGGTGCCGCCGCGGGCGAAGATCTTGATGCCGTTGTCGGGAGCGGGGTTGTGCGAAGCCGAGACCATCACACCGAAGTCGGCGTCGAAATCCGCGATGAGGAACGCCGCGGCGGGGGTCGGAATGACACCGGCGTCATAGACGTCGATGCCCGAGCTGGCCAGTCCGGCCGCGACGGCGGCCGACAGGAACTCGCCGGAGACACGCGGGTCGCGGGCGACGATGGCCAGCGGGCGCTTGCCCACAGCGCGGCGTGCCTCGGCGCTGCGGCCTCGCGTCAGGACAGCGGCGGCTGCCTGGGCGAGGCCGAGCGCGAGGTCGGCAGTGAGCGTACCGTTCGCGAGTCCGCGGACTCCGTCGGTTCCGAAAAGACGGGGCATAAACCGAAGCCTAAACGCTGTGAAGCGTCAACGCTTGGAGAACTGCGATGCCTTGCGGGCCTTCTTGAGACCGGCTTTCTTACGCTCGGTGACGCGGGCGTCGCGGGTGAGGAAGCCAGCTTTCTTCAGGGTCGGCCGGTTGTTCTCGCGGTCGATCTCGTTGAGGGCCCGGGCGATGGCGAGGCGGAGCGCCCCGGCCTGGCCCGAGGGGCCGCCGCCGGTAATGCGCGCGATCACATCGTACGAACCAACGAGGTCGAGGACCTTGAAGGGGTCGGTGATCAGCTGCTGGTGCAGCTTGTTCGGAAAGTAGTCCGCGAACGCACGGCCGTTGACCGTGACGGCGCCAGCGCCGGGGACCAGGCGCACGCGCGCGATGGCCTCCTTGCGGCGGCCGACGGCCGCGCCGGGAACGGAGAGGACGGGACGGGGAGCGGCCGGGGCGGCGCTCTCCGGGGTCTCGGTCGAGTAGGACTCGACGTTCTCAACACTGTCGGCCTGGGCCGAGTCGATGCTGTCTGCGATCTTCGCCACGATGATGATAATCCTTTTTTCTTAGTCAGTCGTGAAGGTCGTGGGATCGCCTACTGGGCGACCTGGCCGAGGGCGTAGGCCTTGGGCTGCTGGGCGGCGTGCGGGTGCTCGCTTCCGGTGTAGACTTTCAGCTTGCGGAACTGGGCCCGGCCGATGGAGTTCTTCGGCAGCATCCCGCGCACAGCCTTCTCGACGGCGCGAACCGGATTCTTCTCGAGGAGCTCGGCGTAGGTGACGGCCTTGAGCCCACCCGGGTAGCCGGAGTGGCGGTAGGCCTTCTTCTGCGCGACCTTCTGGCCGGTGAAGGCAACCTTGTCCGCGTTGACGATGATGACGAAGTCGCCCGTGTCCATGTGGGGGGCGAAGGTCGCCTTGTGCTTGCCGCGCAGGAGGGCGGCGGTGTGGCTGGCGAGACGGCCGAGCACGACATTGGTCGCGTCGATGACGACCCAGTCGCGCTGGATCTCGTCTGCCTTCGGGGAGTAAGTGCGCGTCACAGTAGTGGCTGCTTTCTTGTGTCGAACGGAGAAGTTCGTGAATCCCACTCCGATGGGGGGTTCCTCTCCCGAGGGGAGGAGAACCGAAGCCGGTGGAGGGCTCACGTTCGCGGCGCCCGTCACAGTGAGACGTAGACGCCAAAAGTTAATTGTATGCGACACGCCCGGGACGGTCAAACCGGAGGGAGACGGAGTCGTTCCTTCTCGCCGCGCGCGGGCTCGGCGACGCCGACATCGCCAGCACGGCGTTCAGCTCCGAGGCGACGGCGAAGAGTCGCCTGCGCAGTATCCTGGCCACGCTCGGGCTGAGCACGCGCGCGCAGGTCGTGGCGTTCGCCCACGAGCACGGCCTGGTGCGCCGAGGCTTCCCCGCGTGTGCCCTCAAAGCGTGCGCAGCCCGCGGGTCTGCTCGGCTCGTCTGCCGAGCTCGGCATCCACGGGGTAGCCGACCTCCCGCAGCGTCAGGCCGCGCGCAGGCATCACCTTGAAGGCGCTCGTGCGCTGCCGTTCGTCCCGCAGGGTCACGAGATCCCCGGGCCGGAGCTTGCCCTCGCCGACCTCGACGCACGCGCCGACCAGCGCGCGGACCATGCTGTGACAGAACGCGTCGGCGGCCACCTCGCCGAGCAGAACCCCCTCCGCGTCGCGGCGCCAGGAGAAGGCCTGAAGCGTGCGGATGGTCGTCGCGCCCTCGCGCGCTTTGCAGTAGCTCGCGAAGTCGTGGAGACCCAGCATCCCGTGGGCCCCCCGATCCATCGCGTCGACGTCGAGCGTGTTCGGCACCCAGGCGGTGCGGTGCCGCTGAAGAGGGTCACGCAGAGCGATCCGGTCGGCCACGCGGTACTCGTAACGGCGCCAGAGGGCGGAGAAGCGCGCGTCGAAGCCGGCCGGCGCCTCGGTCGCACGGGAGACGAGGACATCCGGGACCGGGCCGAGCACGCCATTCACGCGCCGCTTCAGCGCATCGTGCGCGAGCTGCGGCTCCCGTTTGCCGTGCGGCCTGCGCAGGAGCGCGACCTGCTCGGGCGAGAGGTCCACGTGCGCGACCTGGCCGGTGGCGTGGACTCCGGCGTCTGTGCGCCCGGCGACGGTCAGCGACGGCGGTTCGCCCGAGCAACGGAAGATCGTCGCCAGAGCCTCCTCCAGCGTCCCCTGCACGGTCCGCAGATCCGGCTGCCGGGCCCAGCCCGCGAAGTCGGTGCCCTGGTAGGCGATGTCGAGCCGGAATCGCGTCGCCTGGTCGGTCATCCCTCGATTCTAGGGAATCGGGATGCCACCGCCCACGAGCGCTTGCTATCGTGGGCGCTTCCACACCCATCGACCCCCCACCCTGATGCCTGATATGACCTTCCAGCCGACCGTCGACGCCCACCCCGGACGAGCATCGATGCCCTCGCCCGCCCCGGCCCGCTATGCCGGGCTCGACGGCCTGCGTGCGATCGCGGTGACCACGGTGCTGATCTACCATCTGTTCCCCGGTGTGCTCCCGGGCGGGTTCCTCGGGGTCGACATCTTCTTCGTGATCAGCGGCTTCCTCATCACGAGCCTCCTGGTCCGCGAGCGGTCGGCCACCGGGCGGATCGACCTGAAGCGGTTCTGGACGCGCCGGGCGCGCCGCCTCGTCCCGGCGATGGTCCTCCTCGTCCTGGTCTGCTCCACCGCAGCGCTCGCGCTCGGCGGCGACGTGCTGGTCGGCCTCCCCCGCCAAATCCTGGGAGCCACCACCTTCAGCACCAACTGGCTCTCGATCGCCGCGGACTCCAGCTATTTCGCGCAGGGGGCGCCCGAGCTCTTCCGCAACCTCTGGTCGCTCGCCGTGGAGGAGCAATTCTATCTGGTCTGGCCCCTGATCCTGCTCGCGCTCGTGCTCATCCGCAGCTGGGGCGTCCGCTTCGCCCTCATCCTCGCCATCGCCGCAGCTTCCGCAATCGAGATGGTCGTGCTCTACAGTCCCGGCGCAGACCCGACGCGCGTGTACTTCGGCTCCGACACCCACAGCTTCGGCCTGGCCCTGGGCGCGGCCCTCGCGCTGCTGGCAGCCCCCGGCCGCCCGGTCGACCTGGACGCCGGCGAGAGCACCCTCCAGGTCTTCGTCCGGCGCTGGCTCCCGCCCCTCGGCGTGCTGTCGGTCCTCGGGCTGCTCGCCGCCGCGGCGGTCCTCCGCGACGACGCGCCGATCACCTACCGCGGCGGCCTCGCACTCGTGAGCCTCCTCAGCGCGCTGGCGATCTGGGCGGCCATCGCACCGGGATCCGGGCTCGGCCGCATCCTGGACTCGCGGCCCCTGAAGGCGATCGGCGAACGGTCCTACGGTCTCTATCTGTGGCACTGGCCGGTATTCGTGCTGGTGTGCGCTCTCCTCCCGGACAAGCACGACCCGGTCATGGCCGTCGTCGCCGGTGCTGGCACGCTCGCGTGCTCGGTGGCCGCCGCTCTGCTCTCCCACCGCTACCTCGAACAGCCCATCCGCCGGCACGGGATGCGCAGAACGCTGCGCATCGTCCGGCTCCGGATGCGGCGATCCTCCCCCGGTCGCTGGGCGGCGTGGGCGGGCACGAGCACGGCGGGCCTCCTCGCCGTCGCCACCGTGGTCGCGATGCTCGTCGCGCCGACCGCGACGGGAGCCGAGCGGTACATCCAGCAGGGCGCGGCCGCCCTGCGCACCTCTCCTCCCCCGACCACCACCTCGCCGGGCGGCGGGGCCCCGCACCTCCGCGTGCCACCAGACCCGCATCCCGTCGCCACCGGCGCCGACATCTCGGCCTTCGGAGACTCGGTGATGCTCGCCTCCGCGCCCGCCCTCCAAGAGGCGCTCCCCGGCATCCTCGTCGACGCCGTTGTCTCCCGGCAGATGAGCACGGCGCCGGCCCTCATCGCCGCTGCGGACGCGGCAGGCGCCCTCCGGAAGGTCGTCGTCATCGGGCTCGGCACCAACGGCTCCATCTCCGACGAGACCCTCGAGCACACGCTGGCGGAGCTGG
Above is a genomic segment from Leifsonia xyli subsp. xyli str. CTCB07 containing:
- the rpsI gene encoding 30S ribosomal protein S9, whose amino-acid sequence is MAKIADSIDSAQADSVENVESYSTETPESAAPAAPRPVLSVPGAAVGRRKEAIARVRLVPGAGAVTVNGRAFADYFPNKLHQQLITDPFKVLDLVGSYDVIARITGGGPSGQAGALRLAIARALNEIDRENNRPTLKKAGFLTRDARVTERKKAGLKKARKASQFSKR
- the rplM gene encoding 50S ribosomal protein L13 translates to MTRTYSPKADEIQRDWVVIDATNVVLGRLASHTAALLRGKHKATFAPHMDTGDFVIIVNADKVAFTGQKVAQKKAYRHSGYPGGLKAVTYAELLEKNPVRAVEKAVRGMLPKNSIGRAQFRKLKVYTGSEHPHAAQQPKAYALGQVAQ
- the truA gene encoding tRNA pseudouridine(38-40) synthase TruA codes for the protein MTDQATRFRLDIAYQGTDFAGWARQPDLRTVQGTLEEALATIFRCSGEPPSLTVAGRTDAGVHATGQVAHVDLSPEQVALLRRPHGKREPQLAHDALKRRVNGVLGPVPDVLVSRATEAPAGFDARFSALWRRYEYRVADRIALRDPLQRHRTAWVPNTLDVDAMDRGAHGMLGLHDFASYCKAREGATTIRTLQAFSWRRDAEGVLLGEVAADAFCHSMVRALVGACVEVGEGKLRPGDLVTLRDERQRTSAFKVMPARGLTLREVGYPVDAELGRRAEQTRGLRTL
- a CDS encoding acyltransferase family protein produces the protein MPSPAPARYAGLDGLRAIAVTTVLIYHLFPGVLPGGFLGVDIFFVISGFLITSLLVRERSATGRIDLKRFWTRRARRLVPAMVLLVLVCSTAALALGGDVLVGLPRQILGATTFSTNWLSIAADSSYFAQGAPELFRNLWSLAVEEQFYLVWPLILLALVLIRSWGVRFALILAIAAASAIEMVVLYSPGADPTRVYFGSDTHSFGLALGAALALLAAPGRPVDLDAGESTLQVFVRRWLPPLGVLSVLGLLAAAAVLRDDAPITYRGGLALVSLLSALAIWAAIAPGSGLGRILDSRPLKAIGERSYGLYLWHWPVFVLVCALLPDKHDPVMAVVAGAGTLACSVAAALLSHRYLEQPIRRHGMRRTLRIVRLRMRRSSPGRWAAWAGTSTAGLLAVATVVAMLVAPTATGAERYIQQGAAALRTSPPPTTTSPGGGAPHLRVPPDPHPVATGADISAFGDSVMLASAPALQEALPGILVDAVVSRQMSTAPALIAAADAAGALRKVVVIGLGTNGSISDETLEHTLAELGPKRQLVLVTVQAPRTWTDDVNAALHDFAARHPDRVTLADWKTAISGRLDLLADDQIHPGMSGGRIYAEALHNALLTLAEHSTVRVANAWDRAGPRPQ